Proteins encoded within one genomic window of Hevea brasiliensis isolate MT/VB/25A 57/8 chromosome 8, ASM3005281v1, whole genome shotgun sequence:
- the LOC110659691 gene encoding uncharacterized protein LOC110659691 — MEGSVVEDLGTPVSWEVADLEETMSRFMLKDSKKDSEQPPQELFPDVSVHSGSVSGYGSIYSSTGNGEKVSDDIIDQVDQFLREALQNPRERLSILRMEQDVEKFIRDPTQQQLEFQQLPTSYLRLAAHRVAQHYSLQSMVLLDNNVPDASGSRIIVRKTSECRLPLIRLADIPVNLPSEDSGVVKVAIKQRPQKRPQTVNNSNSNSMKKNSSKSVEERKEEYNRARARIFNSSGFNSGASGKPEGEPRLQDGSHHGLLGMLKTEEKPVSGISDINSGRGSIESSTSSSRSARTRTEKEPSSRYKPNNRVAIFRDREVDRKDPDYDRSYDRYMQRFDPGFGFNGGPYTMRPMYTPALNYNTEFPQLGSSHRPQISPEHQPLPLPQHLRGPWASPSTPAGIGYGHPETMMPPFNQNHVGAHPSSAIYLHSSQYPCQCPGMPFIQPFSQSHQQQPDASFGLARPR, encoded by the exons ATGGAGGGCTCTGTGGTGGAGGATCTCGGAACCCCCGTGTCCTGGGAGGTGGCCGATTTGGAGGAAACGATGAGCCGTTTTATGCTCAAGGATTCGAAGAAAGACTCTGAACAACCCCCTCAAGAGCTCTTCCCCGATGTTTCTGTTCATTCGGGGTCGGTGTCGGGTTATGGGTCGATATATTCCAGTACCGGAAATGGTGAGAAAGTGTCGGACGATATAATTGATCAGGTCGATCAGTTCCTCCGTGAAGCCTTGCAGAACCCTCGTGAGCGGCTCTCCA TTCTGAGGATGGAGCAAGATGTTGAAAAGTTTATCCGTGATCCTACACAGCAGCAATTAGAATTTCAGCAGTTGCCCACTTCATATTTACGGTTGGCTGCGCACCGTGTAGCACAGCATTACTCGCTTCAATCAATGGTGTTGTTAGACAATAATGTACCCGATGCATCTGGTTCCAGAATTATTGTTCGCAAGACTTCTGAGTGTAGGTTGCCTTTGATCCGCCTTGCAGACATCCCTGTAAATTTGCCATCAGAAGACAGTGGAGTTGTTAAAGTTGCAATTAAACAAAGACCACAGAAGAGGCCACAAACTGTCaataattcaaattcaaattccaTGAAGAAAAATAGTTCCAAAAGTgtagaggaaagaaaagaggaGTACAACAGGGCACGTGCACGAATATTTAACTCTAGTGGTTTTAACAGTGGTGCTAGTGGGAAACCAGAAGGTGAACCAAGATTGCAAGATGGGTCTCACCATGGTTTATTGGGTATGTTGAAGACAGAGGAAAAACCTGTTTCTGGAATTTCAGATATAAATTCTGGTAGAGGTTCTATTGAATCTTCTACAAGTAGCAGTAGATCTGCTAGAACTAGGACAGAGAAGGAGCCAAGTAGTAGGTACAAACCGAATAATAGGGTGGCCATCTTTCGAGACCGTGAAGTTGATAGGAAAGATCCAGACTATGACAGGAGCTATGATAG GTATATGCAAAGATTTGATCCTGGATTTGGATTCAACGGAGGACCTTACACCATGCGGCCAATGTACACTCCTGCATTGAACTACAACACTGAATTTCCACAACTTGGTTCCAGCCATAGGCCACAAATATCCCCAGAACATCAACCTCTACCTCTCCCTCAACATTTACGTGGGCCATGGGCTTCCCCATCGACTCCTGCTGGAATTGGATATGGTCATCCAGAAACAATGATGCCACCATTCAACCAAAATCATGTCGGTGCACACCCCTCTTCTGCCATTTATTTACATTCCTCTCAGTATCCATGTCAGTGCCCGGGAATGCCTTTTATCCAACCTTTTTCACAG TCTCATCAACAGCAACCTGATGCAAGTTTTGGTTTAGCCCGGCCCCGATGA